One Vitis riparia cultivar Riparia Gloire de Montpellier isolate 1030 chromosome 4, EGFV_Vit.rip_1.0, whole genome shotgun sequence genomic window carries:
- the LOC117912276 gene encoding myb-related protein 308-like, with translation MGRSPCCEKAHTNKGAWTKEEDDRLITHIQAHGEGCWRSLPKAAGLLRCGKSCRLRWINYLRPDLKRGNFTDEEDELIIKLHSLLGNKWSLIAGRLPGRTDNEIKNYWNTHIRRKLLSRGIDPLTHRPINEPAVDVATVSFGGVLKKEEVMSSGFGCKSRNPDEENCPDLNLELRISPPHHHPSPPVLDSRERRMLCFYCSLGLEKSKECSCSSGSGNGSSDDFLGMNNGVLDYRNLEMKRD, from the exons ATGGGTAGGTCTCCCTGTTGTGAGAAAGCTCACACTAACAAAGGTGCCTGGACTAAAGAAGAGGATGACAGGCTTATCACCCACATCCAAGCTCACGGCGAGGGCTGCTGGCGCTCCCTTCCCAAAGCTGCTGGACTTCTCCGTTGCGGCAAAAGCTGCCGTCTCCGCTGGATTAATTATCTGCGCCCTGATCTTAAGCGCGGCAACTTCACTGATGAAGAGGATGAGCTCATTATCAAGCTACACAGCCTCCTTGGTAACAA GTGGTCTCTTATAGCCGGAAGATTACCAGGGAGAACTGACAACGAGATCAAAAACTACTGGAACACCCATATAAGGAGGAAGCTACTGAGCAGAGGGATTGACCCCTTGACGCATCGACCCATCAATGAGCCAGCTGTGGACGTAGCCACCGTCTCTTTTGGTGGAGTCCTGAAGAAGGAAGAGGTGATGAGTAGTGGGTTTGGATGCAAAAGCCGAAACCCAGATGAAGAAAACTGTCCAGACTTGAATCTTGAGCTCAGAATAAGCCCACCCCATCATCACCCCTCTCCGCCAGTACTGGACAGCAGAGAAAGGAGGATGCTTTGTTTCTACTGCAGCCTGGGATTAGAGAAGAGCAAGGAGTGCAGTTGCAGCAGCGGGAGCGGTAATGGCAGCAGTGATGATTTCTTGGGTATGAATAATGGTGTTTTGGATTACAGAAATTTGGAGATGAAAAGAGATTGA